From a single Labrenzia sp. PHM005 genomic region:
- the denD gene encoding D-erythronate dehydrogenase: MHVLVIGAAGMVGQKILARLADDPAVLGMEISRLTLADAIAPTVPTSLSDIAKTMVVDLAKPKAAEALIADRPDLIFHLAAIVSGEAEAEFEKGYAVNLDGSRQLFEIIRTAALEAPYYPRLLFASSLAVFGAPFPEKINDTFFTTPLTSYGTQKAITELLLADYTRKGIFDGIGLRLPTVCIRPGKANKAASGFFSNILREPLAGREAVLPVDESVRHWFASPRAAAGFFVHAARLDTALIGPRRNLTMPGLSASVGDQIEALRRAAGEKAVGLIRREPDPGIQNIVAGWPMDFTAERARSLGFEAETSFDDIIRIHLEDDLESAQE, encoded by the coding sequence ATGCATGTGCTGGTAATCGGCGCGGCCGGCATGGTGGGGCAGAAGATTTTGGCTCGACTGGCGGACGACCCGGCTGTCTTAGGAATGGAGATCAGCCGTTTGACGCTGGCTGATGCCATCGCTCCAACAGTGCCTACAAGTCTGAGTGACATCGCCAAGACAATGGTTGTGGATCTTGCAAAGCCAAAAGCTGCCGAGGCTTTGATTGCAGACCGACCGGACTTGATCTTTCATCTGGCCGCAATTGTTTCTGGCGAGGCGGAAGCTGAATTCGAAAAAGGGTATGCCGTCAATCTGGATGGAAGCAGGCAGCTGTTTGAGATCATCCGCACGGCTGCACTTGAGGCGCCCTACTATCCACGACTCTTGTTTGCATCTTCGCTGGCCGTTTTCGGCGCTCCGTTTCCTGAGAAAATTAATGACACGTTTTTCACAACACCGCTGACCAGCTACGGCACGCAAAAAGCAATTACAGAACTGCTTTTGGCGGATTACACGCGCAAAGGCATTTTCGATGGGATCGGTTTGCGGCTGCCGACGGTCTGCATCCGGCCGGGCAAAGCCAACAAGGCGGCCTCCGGTTTCTTTTCAAACATCCTGCGTGAACCATTGGCAGGCCGTGAGGCCGTCCTGCCCGTGGACGAAAGCGTACGGCATTGGTTTGCAAGCCCTCGTGCGGCTGCCGGATTTTTTGTTCATGCCGCGCGGCTAGACACCGCTCTGATTGGACCGCGGCGCAACCTCACGATGCCGGGGCTTTCTGCAAGTGTTGGCGATCAGATTGAGGCCTTGCGCCGAGCTGCAGGCGAAAAAGCGGTGGGTCTTATCCGCCGTGAACCAGATCCCGGCATTCAAAACATCGTCGCAGGCTGGCCAATGGACTTCACCGCCGAACGGGCTAGAAGTTTGGGATTTGAAGCTGAAACAAGCTTCGATGACATTATTCGTATCCATCTAGAAGATGACTTGGAAAGCGCGCAGGAATGA